The following coding sequences are from one Arthrobacter sp. 24S4-2 window:
- a CDS encoding SseB family protein, producing the protein MIEQPAPAEIQPLNDLEEKLATGDHPDANPVDVILSFLNNEVYIISSDALEGEDAQVEPLVLSNSEGKPVLAVFSHPSRVDQQFLDAAPNVLGTQGAAIIGNLGDELGMVINPGSAFGFEIDPEGVANIRRDFKRADQPSEDSDGASGE; encoded by the coding sequence ATGATTGAACAGCCTGCACCCGCGGAAATCCAGCCCCTGAACGACCTCGAAGAGAAGCTCGCCACTGGTGACCACCCGGATGCCAACCCGGTGGACGTCATCCTGTCCTTCCTCAACAACGAGGTCTACATCATCAGCTCCGATGCCCTGGAAGGTGAAGACGCGCAGGTTGAGCCCCTGGTGCTGTCCAACTCCGAGGGTAAGCCCGTGCTGGCAGTGTTTTCCCACCCGAGCCGCGTGGACCAGCAGTTTCTCGACGCCGCCCCGAACGTGCTGGGAACCCAGGGCGCCGCCATCATCGGCAACCTCGGCGATGAGCTGGGCATGGTGATCAACCCTGGCAGCGCCTTCGGCTTCGAGATCGATCCCGAGGGTGTGGCCAACATCCGGCGCGACTTCAAACGGGCCGACCAGCCGTCCGAGGATTCAGACGGCGCGAGCGGCGAGTAG
- the topA gene encoding type I DNA topoisomerase, producing the protein MPSKAKTGKKLVIVESPAKSKTIAKYLGEGFIVEASIGHIRDLPQPSELPAELKKTSIGKFAVDIENDFKPYYVVSPDKKKKVAELKAQLKDADALYLATDGDREGEAIAWHLLEVLKPKVPVYRMTFGEITKEAIQRAMGNLRDVDQDLVDAQETRRVLDRLYGYEISPVLWRKVARGLSAGRVQSVVTRMVVDRERERMAFKSASYWDLTGQFGAGSGAASSFKAKLAAVDGAKVASGRDFNDDGELTSRNVAHLNEELATSLASGLQDAEFRVRSVDTKPYTRRPAAPFTTSTLQQEAGRKLRFSSKSTMQVAQRLYENGYITYMRTDSSALSDEAVTAARRQAAELYGPEYVPRSPRVYTSKAANAQEAHEAIRPAGDSFRTPAQVAKQLSGDEFRLYELIWKRTVASQMGDAKGSTATIRLGAVATDGRDAEFSASGTVITFPGFLAAYEEGKDESRGDDDSEEARRLPNVAKGDSLTAADIIAVGHETSPPPRYTEASLTAELEKKGIGRPSTYASTISTIQDRGYVRKQGSALVPSWIAFSVIRLLEQHFHDYVDYEFTADMEGDLDKIANGQAAGAAWLKHFYYGEDADPGLLSIVNNLGEIDAREINSVPIAEGITLRVGKFGPYLESSVPTVDPKTGEVVESARANVPEDLAPDELTAAKARELMETAAPEERVLGDDPHTGHTVVAKNGRYGAYVTEIIPEMTEEQLANQPVEYYKNGKPKPPKKPVKAKPRTGSLFASMAVDTITLDEALQLMSLPRVLGQDAEGNPITVQNGRFGPYLKKGTDSRSIGSEEEIFTITLEQALEIYSQPKQRGARASVPPLAEFGPDPVSEKNIVVKEGRFGPYITDGITNITVPRATSLEELTREQAIELLAEKRAKGPAKRPATARKAPAKKKAVAKK; encoded by the coding sequence GTGCCAAGCAAGGCCAAAACCGGCAAAAAACTCGTGATCGTAGAGTCTCCGGCCAAGAGCAAGACCATCGCCAAGTACCTGGGCGAGGGTTTCATCGTGGAGGCCTCCATCGGTCACATCCGTGATTTGCCGCAGCCTTCGGAGCTCCCTGCCGAACTCAAGAAGACCTCCATCGGCAAGTTCGCCGTCGACATCGAAAACGACTTCAAGCCGTACTACGTGGTGTCCCCGGACAAGAAGAAAAAGGTTGCCGAACTCAAGGCCCAGCTCAAAGACGCTGATGCTCTTTATCTCGCAACCGATGGGGACCGCGAGGGCGAGGCCATCGCGTGGCACCTGCTTGAAGTGCTGAAGCCCAAGGTTCCCGTCTACCGGATGACGTTCGGCGAAATCACCAAGGAAGCCATCCAGCGCGCCATGGGCAACCTGCGCGATGTCGACCAGGACCTCGTGGACGCGCAGGAAACCCGCCGCGTGCTGGACCGCCTGTACGGCTACGAAATTTCCCCCGTGCTGTGGCGCAAGGTGGCCCGCGGCCTGTCCGCCGGCCGCGTCCAGTCCGTGGTCACACGCATGGTGGTGGACCGTGAACGGGAGCGCATGGCGTTCAAGTCGGCGTCCTACTGGGACCTCACCGGCCAGTTCGGGGCCGGTTCCGGGGCTGCTTCTTCGTTCAAGGCGAAGCTCGCTGCCGTCGACGGCGCCAAGGTGGCCAGCGGCCGTGACTTCAACGACGACGGCGAACTCACCTCGCGCAATGTGGCGCACCTGAATGAGGAACTCGCAACGTCCCTGGCGTCGGGGCTGCAGGACGCGGAGTTCCGCGTCCGCTCCGTCGACACCAAGCCGTACACGCGCCGTCCGGCCGCGCCGTTCACCACCTCCACGCTGCAGCAGGAAGCCGGCCGCAAGCTGCGGTTCTCCTCCAAGAGCACCATGCAGGTGGCCCAGCGCCTCTACGAAAACGGCTACATCACGTATATGCGTACGGACTCGTCCGCGCTGAGCGACGAAGCCGTGACGGCCGCACGCCGCCAGGCCGCTGAACTGTACGGCCCGGAGTACGTGCCCCGGTCGCCCCGGGTGTACACCAGCAAGGCAGCCAACGCGCAGGAAGCCCACGAGGCCATCCGCCCCGCAGGTGACTCCTTCCGCACCCCGGCGCAGGTGGCCAAACAGCTCTCCGGCGACGAATTCCGGCTCTACGAGCTCATCTGGAAGCGCACTGTCGCCTCCCAGATGGGCGACGCCAAGGGCTCCACGGCCACCATCCGCCTCGGCGCGGTGGCAACAGACGGCCGCGATGCGGAGTTCTCGGCCTCGGGCACCGTCATCACCTTCCCGGGCTTCCTCGCTGCCTATGAGGAAGGCAAGGACGAAAGCCGGGGGGATGACGACTCCGAGGAAGCACGGCGCCTGCCGAACGTGGCCAAGGGCGATTCCCTCACCGCGGCGGACATCATCGCCGTGGGCCACGAGACCTCGCCGCCGCCGCGCTACACGGAAGCCTCCTTGACGGCCGAGCTGGAAAAGAAGGGCATCGGGCGCCCGTCAACATATGCTTCCACCATCTCCACCATCCAGGACCGCGGTTACGTTCGTAAGCAGGGCTCCGCACTGGTCCCCAGCTGGATCGCATTCTCGGTGATCCGGCTGCTCGAGCAGCACTTCCATGACTATGTCGACTACGAGTTCACGGCGGACATGGAAGGTGACCTGGACAAGATCGCCAACGGCCAGGCCGCGGGCGCTGCCTGGCTCAAGCACTTCTATTACGGCGAAGATGCCGATCCCGGCCTGTTGAGCATCGTCAATAACCTCGGCGAGATTGACGCCCGGGAGATCAACTCGGTGCCCATTGCCGAGGGCATCACGCTCCGTGTCGGCAAGTTCGGACCCTACCTCGAAAGCTCCGTCCCCACGGTGGACCCGAAGACCGGCGAAGTGGTCGAGTCCGCCCGGGCCAACGTCCCCGAGGACCTGGCCCCGGATGAGCTGACCGCCGCCAAGGCCAGGGAGCTGATGGAAACCGCTGCTCCCGAAGAGCGCGTTCTTGGCGACGACCCGCACACGGGCCACACCGTTGTGGCCAAGAACGGCCGCTACGGCGCCTACGTCACGGAGATCATTCCGGAGATGACCGAGGAGCAGCTGGCCAACCAGCCGGTGGAGTACTACAAGAACGGCAAGCCCAAACCGCCGAAGAAGCCCGTCAAGGCCAAACCGCGCACCGGCTCGCTTTTCGCGTCCATGGCCGTTGACACCATCACCCTGGACGAGGCGCTGCAGCTCATGAGCCTTCCGCGGGTCCTGGGCCAGGATGCCGAGGGGAACCCGATCACGGTGCAGAACGGCCGCTTTGGCCCGTACCTGAAAAAGGGCACGGACTCGCGTTCCATCGGCTCCGAAGAGGAAATCTTCACCATCACGCTGGAGCAGGCGCTGGAGATTTACTCGCAGCCCAAGCAGCGCGGTGCACGTGCCTCCGTTCCGCCGCTGGCGGAGTTCGGCCCGGACCCCGTGTCGGAGAAGAACATCGTGGTGAAGGAAGGCCGCTTCGGCCCGTACATCACCGACGGCATCACCAACATCACCGTTCCGCGTGCCACGTCCCTTGAGGAACTGACCCGCGAGCAGGCCATCGAGCTCCTGGCGGAGAAGCGTGCCAAGGGTCCGGCCAAGCGTCCCGCCACCGCCCGCAAGGCCCCGGCGAAGAAGAAAGCCGTCGCCAAGAAGTAG